The genomic window CAAAATCAGTTGATGTAATACCAAATTTAGCAGCTAATTCTGGTTGTGCTTGAGGCGTAAACAGATTTTGATCTACACCCAATTGTGGCATAACTTTAATTGTACCTTCATACCCACGTTGTCGTAAAACTTCAGCCCCATCCTGATTACCAGAGATGATACCGTGGCTGTGGTTAAGGTTATATTTTTCTAATAAAGCAATAGGTAATTTTAATTCATAAGGTAAATTCCACCAAGTAAAAAAGATATTTTTTGCCTCCAGTCCTAATAACTGATTTAATATAATCATCTGAGTATAAGCCAGACTCCTAGAACCTTGTTCTACTTGGATGATTTGGGGGCGAAACTGTTGCAATAAAGATATTAAATCAGCACCGAATGTCAGTAGACCTTGATGGTTTTGACTAAAATTAGAAACTGGAACTATTCTAAATGCACCTTCATCCCTAGATTGGGTTGCAATAGTTTTATTTTGTACACCACCAGGTTTCCAAACTTTAGGTACTACAACTGTCACCTCAATTCCCGGTTCTAATTGAGATAGCGCGCGTAGCTTTTCACAATTGAGGTCTACTATATAAGTATGACTGGCAACTAATATTTTCATGAATATTGGGTAGTTGTTAGTTGTCAGTTATCAATAGATAATTAGTTTTGACTAATAACTAATGACTCTTGACTTTTGACTAATGACTCTTGATCAAGACGACTGTAAATTTGCCCATCATCCCAATTAGATTGAATGACAGTCCCTAAAGCTTTGAAGAAACCCAAGATATAGAATACACCACGAGTAACAATTTTTATAGGTGAGCCACTTTTATGACAGGGGGGACGGCCGAGGACGTGACAATCAAATAACCTGGCGTATAGGCGTAAAGCTTGGCTAGCGGTGAGGTTTTTCATCGCCATCAAGAAATGATTGTGATAGAAGGTAAATTGATATTTGAGCGATCGCATACTAATATCATGACAACCTCCAGTTTCTTCTCCTAGATGTACTAAATTAGCCTCTGGGTCATACCAAATCTTATACCCTGTCTGGCGCAACCTCAAACAAAAATCTGACTCTTCACGTACTGCACTACCGCGAAACCTCTCATCAAACCGTAGTCCATATTTAGTGAAAATTTCCCGGCGGAAGGACATATTGCAACCCCTTGCACTTAACACTTGTTGGGGTTTAATGGTGTGTACTAAGTCAATATGATACCAAGCAATACCGGGGTTCATTGCCTCTGGGGGTAAATATTCTATCTCAAACTCTCCCCCAGACTCACCTAATTTCATTCTGTCAAATACCCGTCCAGCTACCGCCCCTATCTCTGGATTTTGTATATAGTTTTTGACATGGGATGAGATATAATTGGGGGTTAACTTGACATCATCATCAATAAAAATAATTATTTCCCCAGTAGCCCGTCTGACACCATAGTTCCGCGCTCCTGGTAAACTTGCCCAGTTCAGTTTAAACCATTTAATTTTTTCTGCTGCTGCTAGTTCTGCTAAATAATTTTGGACTTCTGGTTGATGTGTTGGTGACTGGTCTACCACCAAAACTTCAAAATTTGGATAATCTTGATTTAAAACATCTGCAATGCTATCTCTTAATGCTTCTTCTCTACAGTATGTAGGAATAATTACAGTGATTAAAGGCTGATTATTCATATTTTTGATGATAAATTAAGCTATCAAAATTTAATGCGTCAAGTTTAAATTGATGAATAAGCAAGTTTGTCGTAAAAACTTTAGTCCTAATTTTTAAGGACTGGAGTCCTTACTACGAACCGTCAAAAATAACTTGACATAGTGCTGCTTTGTAAGAATCAAACACTTTTTGCTTTTTCTTCAAGTTCTTCATTTTTCCTCTCTTGTTTATCCAGTATTGGTAATTTGAAAAGAACTCCTGCAAAAAACCAGTAATATACAGCTACCGGATCGACATCTAAAGGATAGTAGTATGTGTTGTAACTAATAAACAATATAAACACCCATATAGCAGCTGCGTAAGTACGGAAACTACGGTTTTTTATTGAGCGATACGTTTTAAAGGCAGTAACTGTCAGGGTAGTCACTAAGGCGACAAAACCCAATAATCCCACAATGCCAACTTCATACAGCACTTTAGGGTAGTAGGTTTCCACCAACTTAGTTGAACCTAAACTGCGAGCCGAGTTAGTAGCCCTACCCAACCCACTACCTATGGGAGTATCTACAGTTTTCCAGTTCTCTTCAAATTGTTGGACGATAAATTCCTCCGGTGGTGAAGCGTCCCAACGACCAGACAAACTATCAACCCTTTCTTGGACAATAGCCGGGTTAGTGACCATTGCAATTCCCAAGATGGCAGCCAAGCCTATACCAATGGGAATAAAGCGTTTGAGGTTGGCAATTTGACCTGTGAGTATTAGCAGTAACAAGAAGCAAGTAGGTACTAAAGCTAATGCAATTCTCTGCCCCGAAACAACTGCATTTATAAATACCGTAGCCAATGAACCTAAACTGATTGCACGCCAAATGAAAGAGGGGTCAGAAAAAGCCGCAGCAAAGGCTAAAAAGGTGCTGGAAATTAAGAACCATGCCCATTGCCAAGGAGCGACGAATGTTCCCGGTAAGCGAATCATTCCTTGGCTAGGACTATAAACTAGAGAACCACCAAAATAACAACGTGCGTCCAGGGTGGCTTTAAATAGGTCAGCACCTGAAGCATTTCTAGTACCTTCACAGACCCCTGTGTACAATAGTCCGTATTGAAGAATACCCAATGCTCCACATATGAGGATTGCGCTGACCTGGAGGCGCGATAAGAATAGAAAATCCTGTTTGTTGCGAATTAAGTAGTAAGCGCAACCAATCAAAGGGACATAGCCTAAAAATACTTTTAGTCCCAAAATACCCATACCTATAGGTATTTCGCTAGTAGTTCTTTCGAGCAGTCCCACGCTAGGTGGGTTTAGTTGCTGTCCACCATTGATAAACAGCAAAGTCAGCATACACAAGCCAAATAAAATAAATAGTGGAGTTCTAATAGGGGAGGGCAAAATTAGAGGTAGTTTCTGCTTGCGGCAAGTCTGCCAAATTGCGATTAAAGCAGGAAAATAGAACGAGTCCTTGGCAAGTTGTAATATAGGACTGTTACCAATGTAATAAGTGATTGTCCCTCCAAAAGGTACGTAAAGAAGAAAAGCAAAAAGAGCTAACCTCGGATATTTGTAAGATATAGACATGACAATTATTCCCAAAACAGTGGGAACTGCTGCCTTTATTCCGACAGTTAAAAACACCAATATACCAACAAAGAAGCTGACGAAAGAAACGGTAGTTAGTAAATTAATCAGTTCTTTACGTGCTTGGGTTGCTTTCCGCTTTTGGGCTAACCTGTCTTTTAAACTCAGGGTTGGCGTTTCTTTCTGTGGTTGCTGTTTTGATTTTTTAGTCCGTGATGATTTCGATTTTAATTTTGGCATAGGTGCGTTCTAGCCTATCAGCCTCAGAAAAAGTATATTTTTGACCTAATAAATTCAGATTACTGTAAATTATATAACCCAAATTCATCTCTAATAGATGGGGTAATTTTTTTTCGATTGAAGATACTGAAAGTTAACTTTGTCCGATCATAGTAATGATTTTCTCCTGTCTCTAACATATAAATTGCACCTGGAAATGGTAATGCACTAATAGCTTGACCTTTGTCTGTCAAAATATCTTTAACTTTGGCGTGATCTATATAATACTTATAATAACCATATCCCCGATTATATTCTGCGGGTTCCGGGAGAAAATTTAAGTCATATCGCAAAATATTACAACTTCCACACATTCTATAAAAGTTATTTCTTTTAATATATATATGGTTACTGCCCTCTTGATATTTATAACCTTGATTGATAAACCATCCATTACTGTTAGGATTGTCTTTGACAAACTCTGCTAACTTTCTGCTGACACAATCATCTGCATCCAATGCCATCGTATGAGTAGGGTCAAATTGTTGGGCATATACTAATCCTCTCAGAATTTTTCGCCCTTTATCTGTGCGTCCTTGATTGATAGAAAGGGACTCTTTATTAGCTGAGAAATCAACTGTAATGTATGTTATGTTAGGATGGTTAAATTCTATTTCTGGTTGCTCATTACAAACCACGATTACCCGGAAATCTGGCGAAGTTTGATGACAAACTGATTTAATACATCTTTCAAATAAATGTGTAACCCGCTCCCATGATTTAGAAAATTCTCGACCTTTAAGTGGGATAACAAAAACAAGCATATTGTTACCTTCTATAAATACCGCAATAGTTAACGGGTAAATAATAACACATTAACAATTAATGTCTCATGACTATAGCGGTTATCGCTTTAGTGAGGTACAAGAACCCCACCCCCAACCCCCTAAGAGCAAGCAAGGAGGGCTATGATATACCTCATGTGATTAGGAAACGCTATAATACCAAGTTCAGATAATTAGTAATAATTCTCAATGTAGTTTAACCCCATCCCTGATGATCGTGGATTAAATAACCTGTAGCTCTGGTTTAGCAATAGTCTTTAGCAAATTCGTCATGTATAAAGTGTGTCATTCAATTTAAGTAGAGCGCATATTTTTCAATATTAATATATTTAAATATTTAATCATCTAACTCCGCGTTTAGCGATGGTCTACGACCGACGGTCGGTCATCGCATCAATGTCTCCGAATAATTGCGGAAAATAGTGCCATTATCTTAGTAGCGATTTAAAATCTGAGTCAAATCATTGGAAAATTTCGCTAGTCGTGTCCACCACTGCAAAACAATTTCCTATCTGGGCTTTTTTCTTACTGGCAACCAACGGCATCCTTATGTTGGCGGTGATTCTGCTGATTTTGCGACAGCAGGGTTTGACCGTTTTTTCCAGTAATACTACCCCAGTTCCAGCCAATCAAGCCCCATCTGCTACCCCAGAGTTAGGCCCCCGCCACCAACTTAGTTACCAAAAGTGGGTAGACATCCTCAAGCAAGAAGCCCAAATAGCAGCTGAACAGCGTCCGCCGCAATTAAGTATCTTAGCGGGGGATTCTCTGAGTCTATGGTTTCCTGCGGAATTATTACCTAAAGATAGAAATTGGCTTAATCAAGCAATTTCTGGTGAAACCAGCAATGGATTATTCAAAAGATTAAATTTATTTGACAAAACGCAGCCAGAAACGATTTTTGTGATGATTGGGATTAATGACCTCATTCGGGGGGTGAATGATCAGGTTATCTTAGATAATCAACGGCAAATGATGAATTATCTAAGAAAAAGCCACCCCAAAGCTAAAATCTTTATCCAGTCGATTTTGCCTCATGGGGCAGAATCTGCCACCTGGGAAGGACGGGAAAAATTACTGGCTATTCCCAATAGTCGCATTCAGCAATTAAATCAGCAGTTAAAAAGCATAGCAGCCAAAGAACGGGTTGAATATCTAGACTTATATTCCTTATTTGCCAACCAGCAAGGAAATCTTCGCCCAGAATTGACTACCGATGGCTTACATATCAATCCTGCCGGCTATCTGGTTTGGCGCACAGCCTTGCAAATTTATCAAAAGGGAATTGGTGGGACTAATTAATTCAAAATTAGAACTCTTGCAAAAGTCCGAAAATGAGATGTGTCATTCTGAATGAAATGTAGAATCTAAGAGATGTTTCGCTTCGCTCAACATGACAGGTTAAGCATTTATGCAAGAGGTCTAATAACTTGTGTCACCTGTCACCTGTCACCTGTCACCTATCACCTATCACCTGTTCCCTGTCCCTTCTAACTTAAGAAAATCTCTACCTGATTAACTAAATCGTGTCATGGCACGAGAAAATCAGAAAGAGGAGATAATAAAAAATAAAACATATGGATACAAAAGCTTTTAAGCGTTCACTGCAACATTCAGAAAATTACAACCGTAAAGGGTTTGGTCATCAGGCTGAAGTAGCTACTCAATTGCAATCTGAGTATCAAAGTAACTTAATTCAAGAAATCCGCGATCGCAATTACATCCTTAAACGGGGCGATGTCACTATCCGTTTGGCGCAAGCTTTTGGCTTTTGCTGGGGTGTGGAACGCGCTGTGGCTATGGCTTATGAAACCCGCAAGCACTTCCCGACAGAACAGATTTGGATTACTAACGAAATTATCCACAATCCTTCTGTGAATCAGCGAATGCAGGAAATGCAAGTCGCATTTATCCCTGTTGATGGGACTAAAAAAGACTTCTCTATTGTGGGTAATAACGATGTGGTGATATTACCTGCCTTTGGAGCTAGCGTTCAAGAAATGCAGATACTCAACGATAAAGGCTGTAAAATCGTTGATACTACCTGCCCTTGGGTATCTAAAGTTTGGAATACCGTGGAAAAGCACAAAAAAGGTGATTACACCTCAATTATTCATGGTAAATACAAGCATGAAGAAACTGTGGCTACTAGTTCCTTTGCTGGTAAGTATTTAATTGTGCTGAATTTAAAAGAAGCCCATTATGTAGCTGACTACATTTTACATGGTGGCGATCGCGAAGAATTTTTACAAAAATTCGCCAAAGCTTGTTCAGCCGGGTTTGATCCTGATCAAGACTTAGAACGTGTTGGTATTGCTAACCAAACCACGATGCTGAAAGGCGAAACCGAGCAGATTGGTAAACTGTTTGAGCATACCATGATGCAGAAGTATAGTCCTGCTGAATTAAATCAACATTTCCAAAACTTCAATACTATTTGTGATGCTACCCAAGAACGGCAAGATGCCATGTTGGAATTAGTAGAACACAACTTAGATTTAATGGTGGTAATTGGTGGGTTTAATTCATCAAATACGACTCAATTACAACAAATTGCCCAGGAACGTAATTTGCCTTCTTATCATATTGATTGTGTGGAGCGAATTAAATCTAGAACATCTATTGAACATCGGCAATTAACTGGCGATTTAGTCATTGCAGAAAACTGGCTACCAGATGGAGAAATAGTTGTAGGGGTTACGTCTGGTGCTTCTACACCTGATAAGGTTGTGGAAGATATAATTGAGAAGATTTTTGCTCTTAAGGCTACGGTTGCGGTGGCTTAGGAGTGCTGAGTGCTGAGTGCTGAGTAAAATAAAAATTACTCAATACTTTGGCACTCGATAAATATTTAAAAATATTTAGTTGATGTTTCTTTTAATTTGTGAATTATTAACTTTTTACTTTTAATAAATGTCCTTTGATAATCTGTGCAAACTTCTGTCTGAAAAACATCCTGTTACTTTTGCCAGTTGGGTATTAGGTAAACCGCAAACTGATGTTACAGTTCTTAAAACTGAATTGAGTATCGAGCCGATTCGCGCTGATTACGTCACATTCCTGCAACTACAAGAACGCATTCTCCATTTAGAATTTCAAACCAAACTGGAATCCACACCACCCCTACCCCTGCGGATGCTAGATTATTGGGTACGCCTGTATAGGTTGTATCGTCTACCCATCACGCAAGTTGTCGTATTATTGCTTCCCCCCGCACCAGATACAGTAATTGAAACCGTTTTTAGTGTCGAGTCTACTCGTCATGAATATCGTGTAATTTCTATGTGGGAGGAAAATCCTCAACCATTTCTTAATGAGCCAGCGTTATTACCATTAGCAACACTAGCTGCAACTACCCAGCCTCAAGTTTTATTACAACAAGTTGTGGAACGAGTGAATCAACTTGAGCTAGGAGAGCGATCGCAAATCTCCGCTTACACCCAAATTTTAGCGGGTTTAAAATATAAAAAAGACTTGATTAAACAATTATTTCGGGAGGGTATGATGCGCGAGTCAGTTATTTATCAGGAAATTCTCGCCGAAGGAGAACAACGTGGAGAACAGCGAGAACGATCGCTCATTCTCCGTCAACTTACTCGTCGTGTGGGAGAATTATCTCAACCAGTGCGAGAACGAGTAGAAAATCTTTCTTTAGAACAGTTAGAAAATCTGGGTGAAGCATTATTAGATTTTCAGACAATAGCGGATTTAGACACTTGGTTGAGTACATTAAAGTAGCACAGACAGCATTACCCTTGTTCTTAATGCTCTTGATGGCTTGCTGGATACACCAAAAATCTCCCGACTGCCAAAGTTTTGCTATCGCTTTGGCAGTTGGGAGAGATTTAATTATCTAGTATCTATCTACTGTGAGATTTTTCTGGCATCCCTACATTAGTGGCTGACTTACCATTTTTACCATTTGTATGGGCATTGCCATTGTTATTACGGGGTTGAATTACGCCATAGCCGCCATGATTGCGTTCATAAATGACGTTAATCTCACCAGTTTCGGCGTTGTGGAACATATAAAAATCATGTCCCACTAATTGTAGATGCTCTAAAGCCTCTGCAACTGTCATCGGGGGCATAGAAAAGTATTTAGTACGGACAACTTCTTCTGGGAGTTCGGGAGTGCGATCGCCTATTAAATCTGCAACTACTGGTTGTGGTACAACTACTTCATTAGTGGGTAGAGCGTGAGTTTTCTTGTCTTGTTTTCTTTCTTTATATTTACGGAGTTGTCTGGCAATTTTATCTGCAACTAAATCAATGCTTGCGTATAAGTTTTCGCTGCTTTCCTCCGCGCGGATGACACTACCATTTGCATAAATAGTGACTTCAGCCGCTTGTCTAGTATTAATTCGGGGATTGCGAGCTACGCTAAGGTGGACATCCACTTCGTTGGTGATGTTCTGAAAGTGGCTAACTGCTTTTTCAATTTTTTGATGCACATATTCTCGAATCGCATCGGTAATTTCAATATTTTTGCCGTGGATGACAAGCTTCATGTAAACTCTCCCGCTCGATAGCGCAATATTTAATGTGATGTTGTCTTTGTATGAAAAGGGATTGCGGTAAGTTATGTTACTGCACCAACACCTGTTTTAGACTGTTTTGATGTCCTTTTAGCCTGCTTTATCTCAATTTTTTGCATCTATTATAGTTATTCCTATGTACACCCTTGCTTTTTTCCTTCATTTAGAGCGATCGCTCTAACTGATTGCTAGACAATTAGACAGTCGCGCTCTTTTCTCAATTAAGGTAGCCTAATTAATAACGGTTTTGACTACCTTGCTCATCAAAACAAACTTTACACAACTGAGAGTAGTTACTTCTGGTTTGTTAAAGGAGATTGGGTCGCTGTTGTTTGGGTATACAAGTCCTTCAGATGTAAACAATTATGAGACTCATCAGCCAGTGCATTCGTTCTTCTTATCTTGGCGTGATGCTTATTGTAGAGAATTCCTCCCAACACCTTTGTGCTTATATATCCAAACTAGCACTTTGTTTTTCTTTGAGATGATTCCCTTGATGTTCCTTTAAAATCCTTTGCATAGCTTGACAATTGTTGATCAAATTCTCGAAAGTTGAAATATATTTAGTTGTTAACTCAGTTGATTTTCGGCATGAATTGTAGTAAAGCAGCTAAAAACTCTTGTTTTTTGTACAACAAAGGGTTAACACCCTACTTAGAAGCGCATGAGTGGCAGAAATCCCTCCTCACAGAGCGTATTCACAATCCCCATCTAGATGACGTGTTAATCTTGCTGGAACATCCCCCTGTCTATACTTTAGGACAAGGCAGCAATTCCGAATTTCTCAAATTTGACATAGCCCAAAATCAGTTCGAGGTACATAGAACCGAACGCGGCGGCGAAGTCACTTACCACTGTCCCGGCCAATTGGTAGGGTATCCAATTTTAAATTTGCAACGTTATTGTAAAGATTTACATTGGTACTTGCGACAATTAGAAGAGGTCATAATTCACGTACTAGCAGTTTATGGTTTAAAAGGCGATCGCATTCCTCCTTTCACCGGGGTATGGTTAGAAGGACGTAAAGTTGCTGCGATCGGCATTAAAGTCAGTCGTTGGATTACCATGCACGGTTTTGCTTTAAATGTGTGTCCCGACATGACAGGCTTTCGGCGCATTGTTCCCTGCGGTATTGCAGATAAACCTGTAGGCAGTTTAGCCGAATGGATTCCCGGAATTACCTGTGAAGAAGTACGCGGACATATTGCTCAAGCTTTTACCGAAGTTTTTGGTATAGAATTCATTGAGTCAATTGCCAATTGTTAAATAATTATACTGTTATAAGTAGATTTAGCTGTAATTATGTAATAGGTGCAATTGGATCAGAAATAGGAATATCCGGCAATTAAAAGCAAATTGCTGCTTATTTGTGATTTCACTTGTGCAAGTTAAAATGTCAGTAACCCAGCCCTAAAGGGACTGAGCTTGTAAGAGAAATCAAGCAAGCTGTACTGACCCGTCTAAGTCAAAACTTGACTACGTTTTTTGAGTCACGACACCCTGGGATACGCAGCCAGTCCCTTGCTCTGTCGCTTGTGATTAAACAGTTCTAAGGTCACTGGAACAGTGTTGCAAGCCTAACAAGCTCTTAAAACATTGACTAGGCTAACTTTACTCCCACAAGGGAAGGCTCTATTGAGCAAAAACATTATGCGTACAGGGCGAAAAGTTTGATCGGTAATTGTCCCGTTGAAAGTGCATTACAAAAGCACACCAAGCAGAGTAACCCCAAGGCGATAATGTTTTAATATTCAAGGCGGTTAAAACCGCACGAGCGATGCACTGAGCCTGTCTAAGTGTCTTTTTCCTCTCAGGTCTAAAGACCATGAGTTTCCCACTTACCGATTTTTTTATGATTGTTTGCCAATCTCAAAACTAACTTTTTGTATCATTTGATTCAAATTTCGCCTGTGACTTATCCAATCAATCCACAGACTTACGCCCCAGTGTTTACGTCTCTGAGAGAAAGAGACTTGAAAGTTCTCATAGAACTATTTGATAGACAAGACGGCGAAGATATTGAAGCAGACATTAACAGTAATCTACTGTTAATGATGCCTGAACCATGCTGGGAAGACGATCCCTTTGACTTCTTGCGCGAATATCTTTAGGAGTGCTGTCAGCACTCAGCACTCAGCACTCAAAACTCACTCAGGGGGTAAAAATCACATGGCTAGATTCGGTTTTTGGCGTTGGCTGTGCTTGTGTCTAGTTATTGGTTTGAATTGTGTTTTACTCTCTGGTTGTAGTGCAAATCTGAGTGCTGATAAAACTTTGCGCGTCGCAACTGAACCTGCATTTCCACCTTTTGAGTTTCAAGGACAAGGTGGAGAGTTGCAGGGTTTTTCCCTGGATTTAATGAATGCGATTGCTTCATCTGCTAACTTTAAAGTCAACTTCCAAAGTCTACCGTTTGATGGCATTATCCCAGCCTTGCAAGGTAGAACCGTAGATGCGGCGATTAGTTCAATTACCATTACAGCAGAACGAGCCAAGACTGTGGCTTTCTCTCGCCCTTATTTTAAAGCCGGATTAGCGATCGCAATTCGTGACAATAATCTAGATATTACAGGTTTTGATAGTCTCAACAACAAAAAAATTGCTGTCCAAATCGGTACGACTGGCGCAGCCAAAGCTCAAAGTATTCCTGGTGCAGAAATTCGCAGTTTTGATTCTGCACCTTTAGCACTGCAAGAATTACTCAATGGTAATGTAGATGCAGTTATTAATGATGCACCAGTAACTTTATATGCCATTAATACAGGCAATCTCAAAGGTATTAAAGTTGTAGAGCAATTACTAACAGAAGAATATTACGGCATTGCCACAGCCCAAAATTCACCTAATTTATTACTTATAAATGACGGACTGAATAGAGTATTAAAAAACGGCACTTATGCCCAAATTTATCAAAAATGGTTTAAAGCGACTCCGCCACAATTACCAGATAAATCACCATTTGAAAATCAAACTAACACTGCTAAAGGGGGAATATTAACCTCATTTAGTTTAATTTCGCAGGCTTTACCGACTTTATTACAAGGTGCATTAGTCACTCTACAACTAACAACAATTTCTGTGGTTTTGGGTTTAATAGGTGGTTCATTAGTTGGTATTATTCGCCTCTCTAAAATTACTCCTGTGCGCTGGTTAGCCAGGGCTTATGTTGATTTTTTTCGAGGTACGCCTTTACTAGTGCA from Nostoc sp. UHCC 0870 includes these protein-coding regions:
- the hpsO gene encoding hormogonium polysaccharide biosynthesis glycosyltransferase HpsO, whose amino-acid sequence is MKILVASHTYIVDLNCEKLRALSQLEPGIEVTVVVPKVWKPGGVQNKTIATQSRDEGAFRIVPVSNFSQNHQGLLTFGADLISLLQQFRPQIIQVEQGSRSLAYTQMIILNQLLGLEAKNIFFTWWNLPYELKLPIALLEKYNLNHSHGIISGNQDGAEVLRQRGYEGTIKVMPQLGVDQNLFTPQAQPELAAKFGITSTDFVVGFVGRFVPEKGLLTLLKSLIVLKDQPWKLLLLGRGILKDELVKLATENNIQDRVIFVESVPHDEVPNYINLMNTLVLPSETTYQFKTLTSIGWKEQFGHVLIEAMACKVPVIGSDSGEIPYVIGDAGLVFPEGDAQALANCLLQLMEKPDLAHNLAEIGYQKAMDKYTNKALAKQQFEFYQELVNKN
- the hpsN gene encoding hormogonium polysaccharide biosynthesis glycosyltransferase HpsN, which encodes MNNQPLITVIIPTYCREEALRDSIADVLNQDYPNFEVLVVDQSPTHQPEVQNYLAELAAAEKIKWFKLNWASLPGARNYGVRRATGEIIIFIDDDVKLTPNYISSHVKNYIQNPEIGAVAGRVFDRMKLGESGGEFEIEYLPPEAMNPGIAWYHIDLVHTIKPQQVLSARGCNMSFRREIFTKYGLRFDERFRGSAVREESDFCLRLRQTGYKIWYDPEANLVHLGEETGGCHDISMRSLKYQFTFYHNHFLMAMKNLTASQALRLYARLFDCHVLGRPPCHKSGSPIKIVTRGVFYILGFFKALGTVIQSNWDDGQIYSRLDQESLVKSQESLVISQN
- the hpsL gene encoding hormogonium polysaccharide biosynthesis protein HpsL, coding for MPKLKSKSSRTKKSKQQPQKETPTLSLKDRLAQKRKATQARKELINLLTTVSFVSFFVGILVFLTVGIKAAVPTVLGIIVMSISYKYPRLALFAFLLYVPFGGTITYYIGNSPILQLAKDSFYFPALIAIWQTCRKQKLPLILPSPIRTPLFILFGLCMLTLLFINGGQQLNPPSVGLLERTTSEIPIGMGILGLKVFLGYVPLIGCAYYLIRNKQDFLFLSRLQVSAILICGALGILQYGLLYTGVCEGTRNASGADLFKATLDARCYFGGSLVYSPSQGMIRLPGTFVAPWQWAWFLISSTFLAFAAAFSDPSFIWRAISLGSLATVFINAVVSGQRIALALVPTCFLLLLILTGQIANLKRFIPIGIGLAAILGIAMVTNPAIVQERVDSLSGRWDASPPEEFIVQQFEENWKTVDTPIGSGLGRATNSARSLGSTKLVETYYPKVLYEVGIVGLLGFVALVTTLTVTAFKTYRSIKNRSFRTYAAAIWVFILFISYNTYYYPLDVDPVAVYYWFFAGVLFKLPILDKQERKNEELEEKAKSV
- a CDS encoding glycosyltransferase family 2 protein; this translates as MLVFVIPLKGREFSKSWERVTHLFERCIKSVCHQTSPDFRVIVVCNEQPEIEFNHPNITYITVDFSANKESLSINQGRTDKGRKILRGLVYAQQFDPTHTMALDADDCVSRKLAEFVKDNPNSNGWFINQGYKYQEGSNHIYIKRNNFYRMCGSCNILRYDLNFLPEPAEYNRGYGYYKYYIDHAKVKDILTDKGQAISALPFPGAIYMLETGENHYYDRTKLTFSIFNRKKITPSIRDEFGLYNLQ
- a CDS encoding SGNH/GDSL hydrolase family protein, whose translation is MSTTAKQFPIWAFFLLATNGILMLAVILLILRQQGLTVFSSNTTPVPANQAPSATPELGPRHQLSYQKWVDILKQEAQIAAEQRPPQLSILAGDSLSLWFPAELLPKDRNWLNQAISGETSNGLFKRLNLFDKTQPETIFVMIGINDLIRGVNDQVILDNQRQMMNYLRKSHPKAKIFIQSILPHGAESATWEGREKLLAIPNSRIQQLNQQLKSIAAKERVEYLDLYSLFANQQGNLRPELTTDGLHINPAGYLVWRTALQIYQKGIGGTN
- a CDS encoding 4-hydroxy-3-methylbut-2-enyl diphosphate reductase; this encodes MDTKAFKRSLQHSENYNRKGFGHQAEVATQLQSEYQSNLIQEIRDRNYILKRGDVTIRLAQAFGFCWGVERAVAMAYETRKHFPTEQIWITNEIIHNPSVNQRMQEMQVAFIPVDGTKKDFSIVGNNDVVILPAFGASVQEMQILNDKGCKIVDTTCPWVSKVWNTVEKHKKGDYTSIIHGKYKHEETVATSSFAGKYLIVLNLKEAHYVADYILHGGDREEFLQKFAKACSAGFDPDQDLERVGIANQTTMLKGETEQIGKLFEHTMMQKYSPAELNQHFQNFNTICDATQERQDAMLELVEHNLDLMVVIGGFNSSNTTQLQQIAQERNLPSYHIDCVERIKSRTSIEHRQLTGDLVIAENWLPDGEIVVGVTSGASTPDKVVEDIIEKIFALKATVAVA
- a CDS encoding Rpn family recombination-promoting nuclease/putative transposase, yielding MSFDNLCKLLSEKHPVTFASWVLGKPQTDVTVLKTELSIEPIRADYVTFLQLQERILHLEFQTKLESTPPLPLRMLDYWVRLYRLYRLPITQVVVLLLPPAPDTVIETVFSVESTRHEYRVISMWEENPQPFLNEPALLPLATLAATTQPQVLLQQVVERVNQLELGERSQISAYTQILAGLKYKKDLIKQLFREGMMRESVIYQEILAEGEQRGEQRERSLILRQLTRRVGELSQPVRERVENLSLEQLENLGEALLDFQTIADLDTWLSTLK
- the hpf gene encoding ribosome hibernation-promoting factor, HPF/YfiA family, which produces MKLVIHGKNIEITDAIREYVHQKIEKAVSHFQNITNEVDVHLSVARNPRINTRQAAEVTIYANGSVIRAEESSENLYASIDLVADKIARQLRKYKERKQDKKTHALPTNEVVVPQPVVADLIGDRTPELPEEVVRTKYFSMPPMTVAEALEHLQLVGHDFYMFHNAETGEINVIYERNHGGYGVIQPRNNNGNAHTNGKNGKSATNVGMPEKSHSR
- the lipB gene encoding lipoyl(octanoyl) transferase LipB; the protein is MNCSKAAKNSCFLYNKGLTPYLEAHEWQKSLLTERIHNPHLDDVLILLEHPPVYTLGQGSNSEFLKFDIAQNQFEVHRTERGGEVTYHCPGQLVGYPILNLQRYCKDLHWYLRQLEEVIIHVLAVYGLKGDRIPPFTGVWLEGRKVAAIGIKVSRWITMHGFALNVCPDMTGFRRIVPCGIADKPVGSLAEWIPGITCEEVRGHIAQAFTEVFGIEFIESIANC